From Ictalurus punctatus breed USDA103 chromosome 2, Coco_2.0, whole genome shotgun sequence:
TGCATCTCTCAAACCTTTTGATCCAACTTCTCTCAGAGAAGCCTGATTGAAGCCTCTTTCCTCTCCAACTATCTCTTATGCAGTTCTGAGGTGGGTTTCAGGATAGCTGAAAATCAAACATTGCtcaagagaaaaaacaaaaacaagacatcCCCAAACATTTGACGAGTAGCGAATATGGACGAATAAGAAATTTGATAACGACAAAAAAGACGATAAAGACAAAATTTGTTCAAGGCAGGATTAAAAGATGTCATCTACACATTTAGATTTGCTGTGTATTCAAGCAAGCGGTACAACGATAAATTGACACAACTCTTAAGCCACACAGTAAAATTGGAGACATAAGGTGCAGACAGCTTTCCCAGTCCTCTATGCACATCCTCTACACATGCTCGAACCCAAACACACAGGCTCCAATCAGGAACCCCAGGTTGAGTTTAGAGTAAATAAACACGAAGCGAGCGTGGAAGCGTCTCACTGCCTCTGCAGTCTGCTTTAGGAGTCTAGACTAAACTGCAGCTCTCTGTAAATCCTTCAGCCATGCTGCAGAACTCAAATCATGATTCACCGCTGAGGACACACAAGGTAGGATTGCTGAAAATGCCAGCCATGAAAGACTAATTATCCCTGATTTGCTTTGCTCCTGCCACAGCTCTCGGCCCACGCTAAGGTGCATGTGGCTGTTTcgttttggtttaaaaaaaaaaaaaaaaggaatggggcggaacaaacaaaaaaaaaataaataaaaaaagagagagacccCAACTCTCAggattagcattattattttttttcacacctgaccattataattaacattttgtttgtaattgtgaCCAAAGAAGACTAAAATGGTCTCACAAggaacaaaatattaaatatgaacgggggaaaagtaataataaaatagtgtTGATGTCAGAAACCTGACTGAGATTTGTAAAAGCTGAAAATGGAACTGCCACTTAATGAGTGTCTTAAGCAGATCAAAGCTCAAACGAACCTACAGTCCAAAAGGACTTTAAAAAGTCCTCTCACAGACTAGTCAACAAAAGTATTCATTCTTACATTGAATTAAACCCAATCTTAAAACCTCCCTTTCCATATTCAACCAAGTTAAACAGAAACCAGTTGCTTCTTACTGTGTAAAATAGTGATTAATCCTGTAAAAACCTGTATGGCTTTAATTAcagtataaaagaaaaaatatatactgaaAACACTGATAAAATGTCAAACGCTTGCTTAGTTCTTGTTTTCTGCTGTCAGAATGATATTAGCTGTGACAAACATCAGACAGGAAGTAGCCCAGATCACCACAAACACGACCCAGAATGTGTGGCGGAATGGAGACCGGTGCTTATTCTGCACATCCCTTCCAAACACAGGCTCTAGGTGGCGCCGACTAAAGAACACGAGGGCAGCAGGAATGATGTACTGAATGCCTGTGCCTGCGTATGCACCAGTGATGCCCACAAGAGACTCTAGATCATGAGTACAAAAAGCTACCACAATGGGTGGCACCAAGGTAATCAAGGGAAACACGATGCGGTCCACTACCCATGGGTAGGTGCCTCCATCTCGATGGAAGAGTGTCTTCCAGTTGTTGCGCAGCGTTACTGCAATTATAGGGAAGTTCGTGCTGAGGGTGAAGACAGGGAATAGTCCTAAAAAGTAGCGGAGGGCGGCCACACCCAGCACGTCGCAGTTATCGCTGAAGTTGAGAGTGTACATGTCTCGCAGCAGCGAGCTGTCGAAGCAGAAGATGGCTGTAAAGGAAAGCAGACTGTAGAAGGCCAGGATGAGCACGTAGTCCACCGTTAGCAGTGCAGTCACCCGCCGTTTGTCTGAGATGGGTGTTATCAGCGAGGGCAGCGAGTGCTGGCACATGAAGGAGTACACGCACACGCCAAAGAGGTTGGGAACTCCGCTGAGCTGCGCCACCTGAGGATGGCCCTCACCGTGGCCCTTTGAGATGCGGATCAGCGCCAGGATTATCATCATGGTGAAAGCTGAAAGATAAACGCAGATTGAAAAGGCTGTCTTTTATGCAGTGTTATACACATTGTAATTatcatatgtatatgtacactCAAGAACTACTTTATTAGggacacctgtacacctgctcattcatgcaattatccaaccaGCCAATGATGCAGCAGCACAATGAATACAGTCAAGCAGATAGAGTTCAAGAGCTTAAATTAACGGAAAacatgatctcagtgacttggACTGTGGCCCCTAAAACATCGCCTAGTCTTTTTCCTATCTTCAACTGACCAGTTTTGGGGAGTCTGTGCCCAatgtagcttcagattcctgtttttggctgatAGCAGTAAAATCTGACATGGACTTCTGCTGCTGTAGaacatctgcctcaaggttctgcattctgagatgcttttctgctcagcatggtTGTTACCATacccttcctgtcagctcaaacaaGAGTGGCCagtctcctctgatctctcttatcaacaagacATTTCCACTCTATACAGCAGCtaactggttttttttttttttttttttgcataaactCTAGGGAttgttgtgtatgaaaatccgaggagtttctgaaatactcaaactatcACGTCTAcaaccaacaaccatgccatgctCAAAGCCACAGAGATCccatttccccccattcatgACTGCACTATTTTACACAATCATGAGTAGGTGgtcagaatcttttttttttttttttttaaacagcaaaagATTAAAGTTTTCAACAAATAaccattacaaaaacaaaacgtcAGTGTTTTCACTCTAAAACAAGATCAAGCCGCGTGCAATAGTTGTGTCAAAAGCTTATTGACTCCAGTTTGGATAATGAGCTAAAGTGTGAAGATAATTAGTCTTGGGACAACAAGGTTGCAAAGCTCCTAGAAAGACTTTTAAGGAAATAATTGTAAGGCCAATTCACTCCAGATACAGTTCTATTTTATCATGTGTTTTAATCCACACCTAGTCCATTAGATACTTGTAAAACGTGAGCACCTTGCtgtgctggttttttttttgtttgtttgttttttttacatgccaTCTTGTGCTCATAAGTGAAGTCTACCTCCATAAAGATGTGTTTAAATCCCACACTTCcgctttttttaaactttaaaatttatttaaaatcaactaaaaattatatttatggaTAACTAGGAAAATGATGCAAATACTGCCTGTTCATTGCCTCATTACTTTGTAATTACAGCTGGCACATCATCAACTGTCCCCATGCTTTAATAAACATAAAGCACATTATCATATTGTTAGAACGTGCAGTGTGAAACAGACAGACGGTCGCTATGCCACATGAATTCAGGGTTAATGCCTGTCCTCTTTAAACCTTGATTTTTGTTGCGAGAAACACTGACAAGAGATAACTCCCAAATACACTGCTCCTAGCACTGATAACCAGGAACTGAATAGAGTTGTTAGCATGTGAAAACCTGCTACTTCGTCCCAAACCAGGGTCAAACATACAGCCCCAATTAATTAAAGTCAATTTAGGATTTGTGTTCTAAAAGAAACTGTCTTATGGAACTTAGTTGCATTGAacgattaaaaaacaaacacacacagctagtTTCTGTTATTTCACTGGGGGATCTGTACAAAACGGAAGAATAAactaaaccaaaacaaaagtgACATTGaaattttgcttgtatttgctcacttgtaagtcactttggataaaagcgtctgctaaattaataaatgtaaatataattccAATTACCGAACCCccaagtccatttcagttccaggttgtaacactataaaatgtggaaaggtTCATGGAGAGTAAATACTTACACAAATTCAACCATAATttggaaaattattttttttggtaatgaaTCACAATCTGCTCTATTTTGTAGGTGATACCCATTCAACGCATTTCTAcattcagataaataaataaaaaataaaaaaacagatacAAAGGACATTTAAGAGTTGTATATCTACTGTATAACTGATTGTATAGCTCAGCTGTTATTTCAAAAGATACCACCCGTTGTTTATCTAGTTCCTTAAAAGCATAGTGTTGCTCAGCAttggacacacacaccacataaatTAAGCACTAAAGCCCACCCTATCCTAGTCTCCAGCAGAGAGCAGAAAGGCCACGACCAATCGATAGGAATTAATGCATCATCGGTGACTTCCAGGGTCCTTGACTCTCTAAGGGACACCAAAGCAGGCTTGGCATTCGTTTTACAAAGTGTTGAGTGCAGGCTTTTCACCTCTCACTGCTCAATCACACCATTAGAGAGGGAATTAGTCACAGCCCTCCTCCTGCACCGCACCCTCACTTCTTTAGGATGCATGATGCATCATCCAACTTGCCAGGAAGGGGACAGATTCTCTTGCCCTTGTAGGAGATCTCTCACAATGCATTTGGGCTCAATCAGCAAGAGCAAAGCATCATTGTTAGCAGGGGAAATTAATTGGGTCCTAGCAACACAAGTAGAAAGCTAGTGTAAGGACAGTCTGTTCACATCCCTGTGCAGAGTCTAAGGTCTAGGTTTCACCGGACAGGGGAGAAGTCTTCCAatagtcaataaataaatcaggagCCGTGTGGTACGGCTCTGACAGTTTAATGTATGCCATGGGAATAAAATGAACATTCCAATTACGAGGACAAAATGTACTCTGACAAAAAATGAGAGCAATGTGAACAGTGTTACAGCATGATGGTGAGCCTCCTGAGCGAGAACGTGTAGAAATAAATGAAGAGCCTGTCAACCCGCTTTCTCCTAGAAACAGGCAAATACCAATGTcctcat
This genomic window contains:
- the tmem104 gene encoding transmembrane protein 104 → MAGGITETGEPYSPFVGLVYMFNIIVGTGALTMPRAFATAGWVVSLALISFLAFMSYMTTTFVIEAMAAANAQLRWKRREQEEVNSSDSSISDDSDDEVTCRGRSDPVETRPILSIQRVGSVDHFDIVERVEMGQMASMFFNKVGVNMFYICIIVYLYGDLAIYAAAVPVSLMEVACGNHSCSTGSIKYNDTESCWGPVRRKDAYRVFLAIFTVFLGPFTFFNAQKTKYLQILTSLMRWIAFTMMIILALIRISKGHGEGHPQVAQLSGVPNLFGVCVYSFMCQHSLPSLITPISDKRRVTALLTVDYVLILAFYSLLSFTAIFCFDSSLLRDMYTLNFSDNCDVLGVAALRYFLGLFPVFTLSTNFPIIAVTLRNNWKTLFHRDGGTYPWVVDRIVFPLITLVPPIVVAFCTHDLESLVGITGAYAGTGIQYIIPAALVFFSRRHLEPVFGRDVQNKHRSPFRHTFWVVFVVIWATSCLMFVTANIILTAENKN